One part of the Lycium ferocissimum isolate CSIRO_LF1 chromosome 8, AGI_CSIRO_Lferr_CH_V1, whole genome shotgun sequence genome encodes these proteins:
- the LOC132068375 gene encoding sedoheptulose-1,7-bisphosphatase, chloroplastic yields the protein METSVTCCARATALLPNVSSQHSVTSLASPRSISPSFTSRSLKTSSLFGESLRVAPKSSPKVAKTKNSSLVTKCEIGDSLEEFLAKSTSDKGLIRLMMCMGEALRTIAFKVRTASCGGTACVNSFGDEQLAVDMLADKLLFEALTYSHFCKYACSEEVPELQDMGGPTEGGFSVAFDPLDGSSIVDTNFTVGTIFGVWPGDKLTGVTGRDQVAAAMGIFGPRTTYVLALKDCPGTHEFLLLDEGKWQHVKDTTEIGEGKMFSPGNLRATFDNPDYAKLIDYYVKEKYTLRYTGGMVPDVNQIIVKEKGIFTNVTSPTAKAKLRLLFEVAPLGFLIEKAGGFSSDGKQSVLDKVIGTLDERTQVAYGSKNEIIRFEETLYGSSRLKSAAPVGAAA from the exons ATGGAGACTAGTGTCACATGTTGTGCAAGAGCAACAGCTCTTCTACCAAATGTTTCTTCTCAACATTCAGTTACTTCACTTGCATCTCCAAGATCAATTTCCCCTTCATTCACCTCCAGG AGTCTGAAAACAAGCTCATTATTTGGGGAATCATTGCGAGTTGCGCCAAAATCATCACCTAAGGTTGCTAAGACCAAGAACTCTTCCTTGGTGACTAAATGTGAGATTGGTGATAGTCTG GAAGAATTTCTTGCAAAATCAACCTCAGATAAGGGGTTGATCAGGCTGATGATGTGCATGGGAGAAGCACTAAGAACAATTGCCTTCAAAGTCAGAACAGCTTCTTGTGGAGGAACTGCTTGTGTTAATTCTTTTGGTGATGAGCAGCTTGCAGTCGATATGCTTGCCGATAAGCTTCTCTTTGAG GCCTTGACATATTCACACTTTTGCAAATATGCTTGTTCTGAGGAAGTTCCTGAGCTCCAAGATATGGGAGGCCCTACTGAAG GAGGATTTAGTGTTGCTTTTGATCCACTTGATGGATCCAGCATTGTCGACACAAATTTCACTGTTGGAACCATCTTTGGTGTATGGCCTGGGGATAAGCTAACTGGGGTCACAGGAAGAGATCAAGTTGCAGCAGCCATGGGGATATTTGGACCGCGAACTACATATGTTCTCGCTCTTAAAGATTGTCCTGGGACCCATGAATTCCTCCTCCTTGATGAAG GAAAATGGCAACATGTTAAAGATACGACAGAAATCGGAGAAGGAAAAATGTTTTCCCCTGGAAATTTGAGAGCCACATTTGACAATCCTGATTATGCCAAG CTGATAGATTATTATGTCAAAGAAAAATACACCTTGAGATACACCGGAGGAATGGTGCCTGATGTAAATCAG ATCATTGTCAAGGAGAAAGGTATTTTCACAAATGTGACATCTCCAACTGCCAAGGCCAAACTGAGGTTGCTCTTTGAAGTGGCACCGTTAGGATTCTTGATTGAGAAAGCCGGAGGTTTCAGCAGCGATGGGAAACAGTCGGTGCTTGACAAGGTGATCGGAACTCTTGATGAGAGGACTCAAGTTGCTTACGGTTCCAAGAATGAGATCATCCGTTTTGAAGAAACGCTCTATGGGTCGTCCAGGCTTAAGTCTGCTGCCCCAGTTGGTGCTGCTGCTTAA
- the LOC132068373 gene encoding transcription factor DIVARICATA-like, giving the protein METLCPTFMSNSNGMTQQSKSTTEWTKEENKRFESALAIYDETTPNRWFKVAEMIPGKSALDVMMQYKELVADVSDIEAGLDPIPRHFASSFTLEFVDHHDFHTFSKGGKSNDQERKKGVPWTEEEHRRFLMGLEKYGKGDWRNISRNFVISKTPTQVASHAQKYYLRQLSGEKVRKRPSIHDITTVHLTDDILLNNNNNNNNSNNSMSEEKSCVFPLQRSTSTADVLIGCWNNSFGALYDNSTL; this is encoded by the exons ATGGAAACTTTATGTCCTACTTTTATGTCAAATTCAAATGGGATGACGCAACAAAGCAAGAGCACTACAGAGTGGACAAAAGAAGAGAACAAGAGATTTGAAAGTGCCCTTGCAATATACGACGAGACCACTCCGAATAGATGGTTTAAAGTAGCAGAAATGATCCCAGGGAAATCAGCTCTTGATGTGATGATGCAGTACAAAGAATTAGTTGCAGATGTTAGTGACATAGAAGCTGGATTGGACCCAATCCCGAGGCATTTCGCGTCTTCTTTTACGTTAGAATTTGTCGATCATCACGATTTTCATACGTTTAGTAAGGGAGGCAAGTCTAATgatcaagaaagaaagaaaggtgtacCATGGACAGAGGAAGAGCACAG GCGATTTCTGATGGGCCTAGAGAAGTATGGTAAAGGAGATTGGAGAAACATATCAAGGAATTTCGTGATCTCTAAAACTCCAACACAAGTGGCTAGTCATGCTCAAAAGTATTATTTAAGGCAGCTTTCAGGAGAGAAAGTCAGGAAGAGACCTAGCATCCACGACATCACCACCGTCCATCTCACAGACGACATACTtctcaacaataacaacaacaataacaacagtAATAACTCGATGTCTGAAGAGAAGTCGTGTGTGTTCCCGTTGCAGAGATCAACAAGCACAGCAGACGTACTAATCGGCTGCTGGAACAACTCATTTGGTGCATTATATGACAACTCGACTCTATAA
- the LOC132068372 gene encoding coronatine-insensitive protein 1: MAERNSTRSTVHCANDTVWECVIPYITESRERDAVSLVCKRWYQIDSITRKHITMALCYTAKPEQLSRRFPHLESLKLKGKPRAAMFNLIPEDWGGYVTPWVVEIANSFSKLKALHFRRMIVRDMDLELLAKYRGKVLQVLKLDKCSGFSTDGLLHICRSCRNLRTLIMEESSIIEKDGEWVHELAENNTVLENLNFYMTDLLQVRAEDLELIARNCKSLASMKISECEITNLLGFFKAAAALEEFGGGTFNDQPEPVAENGGYNEQLGKYVGVVFPPRLSQLGLTYLGKHEMPILFPITARLRKLDLLYALLDTAAHCLLLQRCPNLEILETRNVVGDSGLEVLGQYCKRLKRLRIERGADDPGMEDEEGAVTHRGLIDLAKGCIELEYMAVYVSDITNEALENIGTYLKNLCDFRLVLLDKEERITDLPLDNGVRALLRGCHNLRRFALYVRAGGLTDVGLSYIGQYSPNVRWMLLGYVGESDRGLLEFSKGCPSLQKLEVRGCFFSERALALAALQLKSLRYLWVQGYRASATGRDLLAMARPFWNIELIPSRLVDGEDHPHPAHILAYYSLAGQRTDFPNTVRPLEPTYLLAE, from the exons ATGGCGGAGCGTAACTCCACGCGCTCGACGGTTCACTGCGCAAACGACACGGTATGGGAGTGCGTGATACCGTACATAACAGAATCGCGTGAGAGAGACGCGGTATCGTTAGTGTGTAAGAGATGGTATCAGATCGATTCAATAACTCGCAAGCATATAACTATGGCTTTATGTTACACAGCTAAACCAGAACAACTTTCTAGAAGGTTCCCACATCTtgaatcccttaaattaaaagGGAAACCACGTGCTGCTATGTTTAATTTAATACCTGAAGATTGGGGTGGTTATGTTACACCATGGGTTGTGGAAATTGCTAACTCGTTTAGTAAATTGAAAGCACTTCATTTTAGGAGAATGATTGTTAGAGATATGGATCTTGAATTGCTTGCCAAGTATCGGGGTAAAGTTCTTCAGGTTTTGAAGTTGGATAAGTGTTCTGGATTTTCTACTGATGGTTTACTCCATATTTGTCGTTCCTgcag GAACTTAAGAACTTTGATTATGGAAGAGAGTTCTATAATCGAGAAAGATGGAGAATGGGTGCATGAACTAGCAGAGAACAACACAGTTCTTGAGAATTTGAACTTTTACATGACGGATCTTCTGCAAGTTAGAGCCGAAGATCTTGAATTGATAGCAAGAAATTGTAAATCTCTTGCCTCAATGAAAATTAGCGAGTGCGAAATTACGAATCTTCTTGGTTTCTTTAAAGCTGCAGCTGCATTGGAGGAGTTTGGTGGTGGCACATTTAATGACCAACCAGAACCTGTTGCTGAAAATGGCGGCTATAATGAGCAATTGGGAAAATATGTCGGAGTAGTTTTCCCTCCAAGATTGTCCCAATTGGGCTTGACATACTTAGGGAAACATGAGATGCCCATCCTCTTTCCTATCACGGCTCGTCTGAGGAAATTGGATCTTCTTTATGCACTTCTTGACACAGCAGCCCACTGTTTGTTACTGCAAAGGTGTCCCAACTTGGAAATTCTTGAG ACGAGGAATGTTGTTGGGGATAGCGGGTTGGAAGTGCTTGGCCAGTACTGTAAGAGGTTAAAGCGGCTCAGGATTGAGCGAGGAGCTGATGATCCGGGGATGGAGGACGAAGAAGGTGCAGTTACACACAGAGGATTGATTGATTTGGCGAAGGGATGCATTGAACTAGAATACATGGCTGTTTATGTGTCAGATATTACTAATGAAGCTTTGGAAAATATTGGCACATATCTGAAAAATCTGTGTGATTTTCGGCTGGTTTTGCTcgacaaagaagaaagaataacaGATCTGCCACTTGATAATGGTGTCCGTGCTTTACTAAGAGGTTGCCATAATCTTAGAAGGTTTGCCCTCTATGTCCGAGCTGGGGGCCTTACTGATGTAGGTCTCAGTTATATCGGGCAATACAGCCCAAACGTGAGATGGATGCTTCTGGGATATGTTGGGGAATCCGATCGCGGCCTTCTGGAGTTCTCTAAAGGATGTCCAAGCCTGCAAAAGCTAGAAGTGAGAGGCTGCTTTTTTAGTGAACGTGCATTAGCTTTGGCTGCCTTGCAGCTAAAATCATTAAGGTACCTGTGGGTACAAGGATACAGGGCATCTGCAACTGGTCGTGATCTCTTGGCGATGGCTCGCCCATTCTGGAATATTGAGTTGATTCCTTCAAGACTAGTTGATGGCGAAGATCATCCGCATCCAGCCCATATACTTGCCTACTATTCTCTTGCAGGGCAAAGAACTGATTTTCCAAACACTGTCAGACCTTTGGAGCCAACTTACCTTCTCGCTGAATAG